A DNA window from Candidatus Cloacimonadota bacterium contains the following coding sequences:
- a CDS encoding nucleotidyltransferase domain-containing protein, which produces MDKRTKELIEIVISIIKKFLRRDTNFRLYLFGSRATGNNRKFSDIDLAVESSAMNNEWFKKIKQNILEIRTLYKIDLVNLNTVSSEFKNIVLSEANTLYEQ; this is translated from the coding sequence ATGGATAAAAGAACAAAAGAATTGATAGAAATTGTTATCAGCATAATCAAGAAATTCTTAAGAAGGGATACTAACTTTCGTCTTTATCTATTTGGTTCAAGAGCAACTGGAAATAACCGTAAATTTTCCGATATAGATTTAGCAGTTGAATCATCCGCAATGAATAACGAATGGTTTAAAAAGATAAAACAAAATATTTTAGAAATTAGAACTTTATATAAAATAGATTTAGTTAACTTAAATACTGTATCTTCTGAATTTAAAAACATAGTTCTTAGCGAGGCAAACACATTGTATGAGCAATAG
- a CDS encoding HI0074 family nucleotidyltransferase substrate-binding subunit has protein sequence MSNSYKLRYSLNQYSQSLDRFYEAIQVKDETLAIDGTIQRFEFTFELAWKTIKIFLQHEGILCNSPRSCLKEAFSLGLINFEAIWLNMLDDRNKLAHIYNEQEAKEIYSRISEYYEELNSLKISLGKII, from the coding sequence ATGAGCAATAGCTACAAACTACGATATTCTCTGAACCAATACTCTCAATCATTAGATAGATTTTATGAGGCTATTCAAGTTAAAGATGAAACACTGGCTATTGATGGAACTATCCAGAGATTTGAGTTTACATTTGAGTTGGCTTGGAAAACCATCAAGATCTTTTTGCAACATGAGGGAATTTTATGCAATTCTCCCCGCTCTTGTTTGAAAGAAGCATTTTCTCTTGGTCTTATCAACTTTGAAGCAATATGGTTGAATATGCTTGATGACAGAAACAAGTTGGCTCATATCTATAACGAACAAGAAGCTAAAGAAATATATTCCAGAATTAGTGAATATTATGAGGAATTAAACTCGTTGAAGATTTCCTTAGGGAAGATAATATAA
- a CDS encoding LysM peptidoglycan-binding domain-containing protein — translation MKTKKYVIISLLIILIPVFLYADVRYFSDEEYKDLSKQELLKYWEDLENELMMWQTREAAAREAIPVNEAKIAELEQKIQAVDNAYENLYASINKALGGITQDEIVEFQSQLDNLKARLDYYEKMPDSELYKNKDEILAFIDNYNNLKNQNIAKLPKFRSDFEELNKRILKLSDDLQQAKPEYYEDTHIVVKGECLWFISGYEHIYNNPTKWGIIYRANRDQIKDPDLIYPDQIFKIPRGLPTTWKVYKGECLWTISSYPEIYNNPFNWPRIFHANTDQIKDPDLIYPNQILRIPRD, via the coding sequence ATGAAAACGAAAAAGTATGTTATAATAAGCTTGCTAATCATTTTGATTCCCGTATTCCTTTATGCAGATGTTAGATATTTCTCAGATGAAGAGTATAAAGATTTGTCCAAACAAGAGTTATTGAAATACTGGGAAGATCTTGAGAATGAACTTATGATGTGGCAGACAAGAGAAGCAGCAGCAAGAGAAGCAATCCCTGTAAATGAAGCAAAAATCGCAGAACTAGAACAGAAAATTCAGGCAGTTGATAATGCCTATGAGAATCTGTATGCTAGTATTAATAAAGCTTTGGGTGGTATTACTCAAGATGAGATAGTAGAATTTCAAAGCCAACTTGATAATCTTAAAGCACGGTTAGATTATTATGAGAAGATGCCCGACTCTGAACTTTATAAGAATAAAGATGAGATTCTCGCTTTTATTGATAACTATAATAATCTAAAAAATCAGAATATTGCAAAGCTCCCAAAATTTCGTTCGGATTTTGAAGAATTAAATAAAAGAATTCTAAAGTTGAGTGATGACCTACAACAAGCTAAGCCAGAATACTATGAAGATACTCATATTGTCGTAAAAGGTGAATGCCTCTGGTTTATTTCTGGATATGAACATATTTATAACAATCCTACTAAATGGGGTATAATCTATCGTGCCAATCGTGACCAGATTAAAGACCCGGATTTGATATATCCTGACCAAATTTTTAAGATTCCTCGTGGACTACCTACTACATGGAAAGTCTATAAAGGTGAATGCTTGTGGACGATTTCCAGCTATCCTGAAATCTATAATAATCCATTTAACTGGCCTCGGATATTTCATGCAAATACTGACCAGATAAAAGACCCTGACCTTATTTATCCCAATCAAATATTGCGTATTCCCCGAGATTAA
- a CDS encoding HDIG domain-containing protein, whose amino-acid sequence MKTYIPRKRISEAFIIIGIASAIIFLLNFFLSKQTILPKKTKLEIGQISDKTVVAPFNFYIYQDEKILAERQKYAEQKVIHRYFISSDATYEIQENINEFFKVFENINSQRLSDSEKLNQLSKKNFKISITSFEILKSRENRELLYHKLLSGIKTILEKGIISDKPLKDRIIIINSDKKEEFSVKNFFTINSAKKYFLKHNKEIVKNDKWEILIIELLDNFLKENIIYDKESTQKAVIQARSAVPAITGEVLKDELIVQKHQKITRDIYRKLLALERAYTPTSSEEKQVGKQKIFSSIAQFIYYLFVLSLFVIFFYFLHPKMLTTLSLFRVSIIFTIISAVIIIVVKSVSNLSINIIPFGMPVILLAFLIDVPAAVIFGLVNFLLLIGLTNWNFTTSFIVSFAGLSAVLALANPRSRRDFYNATFYMVLFFAILTLIFGTITSEKFFTMIRDFGWGVGGSVISLIGSMVLLAPIEQRLPVITNIHLLELGDFSNPLLKTLSEVASGTYHHSIIVGNLAEAAAKSIGANPFIARVGSYYHDIGKTKNPDYFIENVKEDQSAHDNLSSTKSAQIVKKHVDDGVKLAKENHIPKGIVDIIQQHHGTSQISYFYQQAKNNGEKINPEDFHYDGPKPQTKEAAIVMIADIVESTTKSLNDPVNEEIRNAVKKTINKLVDTDQLSDSGISLKELKIIKESIMPILLGIYQKRIVYPE is encoded by the coding sequence ATGAAAACATATATCCCCAGAAAAAGAATCTCTGAAGCGTTTATTATTATTGGTATCGCTTCAGCAATAATATTCCTTTTAAACTTTTTCTTATCTAAACAAACTATACTCCCTAAAAAAACAAAACTTGAAATAGGACAGATCTCTGATAAAACAGTAGTTGCACCATTTAATTTTTATATTTATCAAGATGAAAAAATACTTGCAGAAAGACAAAAATATGCTGAGCAAAAGGTTATTCATAGATATTTCATTTCCAGTGATGCAACATACGAAATCCAGGAGAATATTAACGAATTTTTCAAAGTGTTTGAAAATATAAATTCTCAAAGACTTTCTGATTCTGAAAAACTTAACCAACTTTCTAAAAAAAATTTTAAAATTTCTATAACAAGCTTTGAAATCCTAAAGTCAAGAGAAAATCGTGAATTGCTTTATCATAAACTTCTATCCGGGATTAAAACTATTTTAGAAAAAGGAATAATTAGCGATAAACCTTTAAAAGATAGAATTATAATTATTAATTCAGATAAAAAAGAAGAATTTTCAGTTAAAAATTTTTTTACAATAAATAGTGCTAAAAAATATTTTCTTAAACATAATAAGGAGATTGTTAAAAATGATAAATGGGAAATTTTAATCATTGAATTATTAGATAATTTCTTGAAAGAGAATATTATATATGACAAAGAATCCACACAAAAAGCTGTTATACAAGCCCGCTCTGCTGTTCCTGCTATTACTGGAGAGGTACTCAAAGATGAGTTGATAGTACAAAAGCATCAAAAAATTACCAGGGATATTTATCGGAAATTGCTTGCATTAGAACGAGCATATACACCAACAAGTAGTGAAGAAAAGCAAGTCGGTAAACAAAAAATATTTTCTTCTATCGCACAGTTTATATACTACCTTTTTGTACTTTCATTGTTTGTCATCTTTTTCTACTTTCTACATCCAAAGATGCTAACCACTTTATCTTTATTTAGGGTTTCTATTATATTTACAATTATATCAGCAGTAATAATAATAGTTGTAAAATCTGTAAGTAATTTATCTATCAATATAATTCCTTTTGGTATGCCGGTTATCCTGCTTGCTTTTTTAATAGATGTTCCAGCAGCTGTAATTTTTGGCTTGGTGAATTTTCTTCTTTTAATTGGGTTAACTAACTGGAATTTCACAACATCATTTATTGTCTCATTTGCAGGATTAAGTGCAGTTCTTGCATTAGCTAATCCCAGAAGTAGAAGAGATTTCTATAATGCTACCTTTTATATGGTGCTTTTTTTTGCCATTTTGACTCTTATATTTGGCACCATTACTTCAGAAAAATTTTTTACGATGATAAGAGATTTTGGCTGGGGAGTAGGAGGTTCTGTTATTTCATTAATTGGAAGTATGGTCTTATTAGCACCTATTGAGCAGAGATTACCTGTAATTACAAATATTCACTTACTTGAATTAGGAGATTTTAGCAACCCACTTCTGAAAACATTATCTGAGGTAGCATCTGGCACTTATCATCATAGTATAATTGTAGGTAACCTTGCTGAAGCTGCAGCAAAATCAATTGGTGCGAATCCATTTATCGCAAGGGTTGGAAGTTATTATCATGATATTGGAAAAACTAAAAATCCAGACTACTTTATTGAGAATGTAAAAGAAGACCAAAGTGCTCATGATAATCTAAGCTCTACTAAAAGTGCACAAATTGTGAAAAAACATGTTGATGATGGTGTTAAATTAGCAAAAGAAAATCATATACCTAAAGGAATTGTTGATATTATCCAGCAACACCATGGGACTTCTCAAATTAGTTACTTCTACCAGCAGGCAAAAAATAATGGAGAAAAAATAAATCCAGAAGATTTTCATTATGATGGCCCAAAACCACAAACTAAAGAAGCTGCAATTGTTATGATTGCTGATATTGTTGAATCTACAACGAAATCTCTAAATGACCCTGTTAATGAAGAAATTAGAAATGCTGTTAAAAAGACTATAAATAAGTTGGTGGACACAGACCAATTATCTGATAGTGGTATATCTTTAAAGGAATTGAAAATTATAAAAGAAAGTATAATGCCCATTCTACTTGGAATATATCAGAAAAGGATTGTATATCCAGAATAA